The nucleotide window AACGGTGGTACAGACGGAACCGATACCGTATTCAGCATTCCTACCTACGCTGATGATTATTCCTCCATATCCTCTTGGTCAAACCGGAACAAGTGGAATCTGGCTAATGTTCATGATCCATCAGTAGCCTATTATAATGGCTATTACTATATGTATGGCACTGATGCTTCATATGGTAATGCTGCTGATGGACACGGACATTTTCAAGGCAAACGTTCAAAAGATTTAGTTAACTGGGATTGGGTAGGCGGGCCTTTTTATAACCCGCCCTCCTGGGTAGCTGATTCGCTCAACGCTATTCGTTCGCGTATGGGACTGGCTGCCATTGCTAAAGATAAAATAGAATACGGCTACTGGGCACCGGTGGTACGCAAGGTCACCGTCGGAGGAAAAGTCATCTTGCGGATGTACTACAGCATAGTTATCTTTAACTATATTAAAACCGGGAACTCCAGTTCAGCCAGTTTTGATGGTAGCTGGACTGAGCGTGCTTTTATAGGCATGTGCGAATCGACTGATCCTGCAGGAGCTGTGTGGACTGATAAGGGTTTTGTTACCTGTTCGTCATCCGATCGTGGCTTAAATTACAGTCGGGCCAGTACATCGGATTGGAGTGCGTATTTCTACTACAATGCCATCGACCCAACCTATATAGTAACACCGGAAGGTAAACATTACCTGATACATGGTTCATGGCATAGCGGCTTTGCATTGTTGCAACTTAATTCAACAACAGGAAAGCCCCTCAATATACTAGGTAACCCATGGGCAAGTAGTACCACTGAGCTTACAAGCCGATATGGCGTCAGGGTTGGTACACGAACAGCTTCTTCGCGCTGGCAGGGCAGCGAAGCTCCCGAAGTAATCTACAAAGATGGTTATTACTATTTGTTTATGGCCTACGATGGCCTCGATGTACCTTACAACACACGCGTGGTGAGAAGTACCAATATTGAGGGTCCGTACTACGACATTACCGGACGCAACTTTACCGCCGGAGAAGGTGACTGTTACCCGATCGTAACACATCCTTACAAATTTAACCTCAGTAACGGTTGGGTGGGGATATCGCATTGTTGCGTATTTCAAAAGAATAATACCAACGAATGGTTCTACATGTCGCAAGGACGATTGCCTGCCGGCGTTAATGGCAATGCATACTCCAATGCTCTTATGATGGGACATGTTCGTCGTCTGGTGTGGTGTCCGGCTTCTACCACTGAACCTAATAACCTTTGGCCAATCGCATTGCCCGAGCGTTACGCTGCTGTACCCGATTACGGTACGATAACCAAAGACTCACTGGTAGGAACCTGGCAACACATAAACCTCAAATACAGCTATGCCACACAGGATGTTGCCACTGCTTTAACCCTTAATGCCGACGGGACTATGTCGGGAGCACTGACCGGTAGCTGGAGTTATGATGCGACAAAAAAACAACTAACATTGGGAAATGTGATTGTTTGCGTTGAACGAGAGGTGGATTGGGAAGCTACTCCACGCCGGGTAACATTTGTGTATGCCGGAACTGAAAAGAATCTGAATGCGACTTATTGGGGCAAAAAGAATAGATAATTCTAACCCCCAACTTTTATCAAAACGACGATCATTAAGCTGATAAGAAGGGTTAAAGAGGGTGTCCATGAGAGGATTGGGACGCTCTCTTTTCCTTTTTATATGTAGGTTGTTTCAAATCAGAAGCAATTGGTGCTATACATAAGTCAGGTATCATAATCTGTTACAAAAATATCCTCACCAAATAACTATAAATCCACTATATTGCGCATTTATTTGTCTAAATTTGTATCTACCTTAGGTCTGATGATATGAAGATGAAGTTCAGAATAATTTTAATCCTTTTCGCCATTACCGGTTTGCTATCGGTAAAAGCGCTCCCCTACAAGATAAATTATATAACAGCCGACAATGGATTGTCCCAGAATATGATTGACCATATCTTCAGGGATAGCCGTGGTTTTATGTGGGTATCAACCTGGAATGGACTGGATCGGTATGACGGTTATGAATTTGTCCATTTTAACAGCCGGAATGCAATAAACTCATTACGAAATGATAATGTGCATTGTGTGGAAGAAGACCCTCAGGGAAATCTTTGGATTGCTACAGAAACCGGGGTTGATTTTCTTGAATATCATTCCGGTAAGATTATCCATTCAGAGCAGAAGTTAGGTAAGAAAATGCCTTTTGACAATAAGTCAGTTACTTTTATCCAGAAAGATGAGAATGGTGATTTATGGATTGGATATGATTCCGGACTAGCTTGTATTCATTTTACCAAAGACGGAAAAATTAATGCAGAAGAAGTTTATAGGAGTGAATCCTCAATCAATGCATTGCTAATTCAAAACGGTAGTCTATACATCGGATACAACAATGGAGTATTCCGATTAGTCAAAGGCTCCAACGGTAAATATAACCGGGTGAATGCAGGTGAGTCACTCCGGCAGCTTCAACGCATTGTAAATACTTTTTTTTATGATAATGGAGTGATCTGGATCGGTACCACTTTAGGTCTTTACAAATATGATCCGACAACTGAAAACCTCATTGCTTACGTAGCTAAATCAGGTGACTCGAATTCATTATCCTCCAATTTTATAACCGATATCAAGAAAAATAAAGATGGCCAATTATTAATCGGTACCCTCATAGGGTTGAATATTTATGATTACAGGACAGATTCTTTCTCTCATATTCTTTCTGAAAGTAATCAGGATGGTGTCTCGCTTAATAACAACTTCGTCAATTGCATTTTTCTTGACCATCAGGCCGTATGGGTTGGTACGGAAAAAGGAGGAATAAATCTTCTGGTACCGGATCAAAAGATATTCACCAATTACGTTCATTCCCCATCAGACCCGGGAAGCGTTTCCAAAAATCCGGTGAATGCCATTTATGAAGATGAAGCCGGAACCCTATGGGTAGGAACCGTGGAAGGTGGTTTAAATGTGAGAAAAAAAGGGTCGACTGGTTTTATTCACTATTCTGCACAGGCCGGAAATCCGGGTACGTTGAGTCATAACACTGTCAGTTATATTTGCCGGGACTTCAAAGGCGATTATTGGTTTGCTACATGGGGTGGGGGGATTAACCGTATGAAGTTGTCTGATAAGGAAAATCCCAGATTTCAACGATTTATGTACAATCCGGCTATTAAGACCGGAATTCAGAATGATTTTGTTGCTACAATGATCTCTGATTCTAAGAATCGGGGACTTTGGGTCGGTACGCGTGAAGGTCTCGACTTTATGGATATTGAATCGAATCGGTTTGTTCATGTACTGAGTTATCTGCCTGACAGTAAAAAGATTCGCTATAGTACTGGAATGTTTATTGATAGCAAAAACCGGTTGTGGATTGGTACCGGAAACGGATTGTTTTGCATTTACCTGAATAAGACAGATATTAAGCACAATAAAATAACTTACCGTCATTTCCACTATCTTTTATCGAATCCGTCCTCCCATCGTATTGAAAAGATCAACTGCATTCATCAATGTAAAAACGGAGAGCTGTGGTTTGGTAGTAACGGTAATGGTTTGTACCGTTTGGATGAATCAGAGGGTCGGCTCACTTTTCATAATATAGATGAGCTAATGGGCTTATCTGATAATGTGATTTATGGAATCCTGGAAGATGAAACCGGGACTTTCTGGTTAAGTACTGATAAAGGATTGTGTGCATACAATCCTGATAAAAACAGTTTCCGTAGTTTCAATACTTCGGATGGATTGCGTTCAAACCAGTTTTACTGGAATGCTTATTGCAAGGGGCATGATGGTAAAATGTATTTCGGACATGTGAGTGGATTGACTGAGTTTGATCCGCTTAAGACGACTCCGGTTGCAGCCCAGAATAGAGCTTCTATTACCCGTATTAAGGTTTTGAATGACGATATCTTCCCTGCCAATCTGAAACAATCGGGAGAGCATCTCTTTTTTGAAGGCAACTTTTTATCACACATCGAGCTTAGAGAAGCGGATAAGGCTTTTAGCTTCGAGTTTTCAGCCTTGTCTTATATTTTTCCTGAGAAAATCAAATATGCCTATCGACTCAAAGGGTTTGATAACGAATGGACTGAGGTCTCTTCGGATCGCCGTTTTGCCAGTTATACAAACTTAAAGGCCGGAAAATATTCTTTTGAAGTTAAATGCACCAATCCTGACGGAACCTGGTCAACGGATATCACTTCTCTAAAGATTAGTGTTGTTCCTCCGTTTTATAAAACCTGGTGGTTCCTGATATTCGTGTTTGGACTCCTCATCTA belongs to Parabacteroides sp. FAFU027 and includes:
- a CDS encoding glycoside hydrolase family 43 protein — encoded protein: MKLKYFPILLVGISALLFVGCKKEEPTTNGGTDGTDTVFSIPTYADDYSSISSWSNRNKWNLANVHDPSVAYYNGYYYMYGTDASYGNAADGHGHFQGKRSKDLVNWDWVGGPFYNPPSWVADSLNAIRSRMGLAAIAKDKIEYGYWAPVVRKVTVGGKVILRMYYSIVIFNYIKTGNSSSASFDGSWTERAFIGMCESTDPAGAVWTDKGFVTCSSSDRGLNYSRASTSDWSAYFYYNAIDPTYIVTPEGKHYLIHGSWHSGFALLQLNSTTGKPLNILGNPWASSTTELTSRYGVRVGTRTASSRWQGSEAPEVIYKDGYYYLFMAYDGLDVPYNTRVVRSTNIEGPYYDITGRNFTAGEGDCYPIVTHPYKFNLSNGWVGISHCCVFQKNNTNEWFYMSQGRLPAGVNGNAYSNALMMGHVRRLVWCPASTTEPNNLWPIALPERYAAVPDYGTITKDSLVGTWQHINLKYSYATQDVATALTLNADGTMSGALTGSWSYDATKKQLTLGNVIVCVEREVDWEATPRRVTFVYAGTEKNLNATYWGKKNR
- a CDS encoding two-component regulator propeller domain-containing protein, producing MKFRIILILFAITGLLSVKALPYKINYITADNGLSQNMIDHIFRDSRGFMWVSTWNGLDRYDGYEFVHFNSRNAINSLRNDNVHCVEEDPQGNLWIATETGVDFLEYHSGKIIHSEQKLGKKMPFDNKSVTFIQKDENGDLWIGYDSGLACIHFTKDGKINAEEVYRSESSINALLIQNGSLYIGYNNGVFRLVKGSNGKYNRVNAGESLRQLQRIVNTFFYDNGVIWIGTTLGLYKYDPTTENLIAYVAKSGDSNSLSSNFITDIKKNKDGQLLIGTLIGLNIYDYRTDSFSHILSESNQDGVSLNNNFVNCIFLDHQAVWVGTEKGGINLLVPDQKIFTNYVHSPSDPGSVSKNPVNAIYEDEAGTLWVGTVEGGLNVRKKGSTGFIHYSAQAGNPGTLSHNTVSYICRDFKGDYWFATWGGGINRMKLSDKENPRFQRFMYNPAIKTGIQNDFVATMISDSKNRGLWVGTREGLDFMDIESNRFVHVLSYLPDSKKIRYSTGMFIDSKNRLWIGTGNGLFCIYLNKTDIKHNKITYRHFHYLLSNPSSHRIEKINCIHQCKNGELWFGSNGNGLYRLDESEGRLTFHNIDELMGLSDNVIYGILEDETGTFWLSTDKGLCAYNPDKNSFRSFNTSDGLRSNQFYWNAYCKGHDGKMYFGHVSGLTEFDPLKTTPVAAQNRASITRIKVLNDDIFPANLKQSGEHLFFEGNFLSHIELREADKAFSFEFSALSYIFPEKIKYAYRLKGFDNEWTEVSSDRRFASYTNLKAGKYSFEVKCTNPDGTWSTDITSLKISVVPPFYKTWWFLIFVFGLLIYSAYKYYVYRIQQLKKQKIHLKQMIDERTREIEYQKEVLENQAKELQFTLKELIEHQDEISRQNEVLTQQNEKITRQKEQLVDMAKKVQEATLDKIAFFTNITHEFRTPITLIMGPVERALKLSQNPAVQEQLQIVQRNSKLLLSLINQLMDFRKVDSGKMEIVKTQNNFLDFLDNLILPFEELVKDRGIVIRKQYRIEQPEFPFDPNNMQKVIGNLLSNAIKFTPDKGIITVIASTYLDKLDKKERLYVAIKDNGKGIPEEDIEKVFDRFYQSKQSEAYAGYGQSGTGIGLYLCKRLVQLHNGKIEARNNRNGGACFRFFIPIERGLTTVVSADGKPMQMLVANPNIEKEQPQFEISKGKPVLLIVEDNADMRQYVKSILDADYNVLEAANGAIGLELTNRYQPDLIISDIMMPVMDGLEFCKKVKSNFVTSHIPVILLTAKSATDTQIESFNQGADAFLVKPFNEDLLKAMIQNLNDRRQRVQMRFADSMDTGALNIAEESQDKKFMDKALKVIKENYTDSNFDVSEFIEAMGISRSLLHKKLQNLAGQSASRFIRTYRLNVARELIVKNRINHTLNISEIAYEVGFNDPKYFTRCFTKHFGVTPSSFLDEGAEA